In the genome of Calditrichota bacterium, the window ACACGGCCATTGAGTATTTCAGGAAAACCAGTTATATCACTTACTTTTTTTACAGGAATGTTTTTTTCATTTAAAAGTTTGTAAGTTCCGCCGGAAGAGATGATTTCAAAATTTTGTTCAACTAAAAACTGAGCCAGTTCATCAATATTTGTTTTGTCATAAACGCTAAGAATAGCGCGTTTTTTGCTCATTACTTATTATCCTTTTATAAAAACCCTGTTATTTTTAAGAATCACATTTCCTTCAACAAGAAGGCTTAAAGCTTTTGGGAAAATTCTATGTTCTATTTTTAACACCTTTTCCGCTATAGATTCCGGAGTATCTTCACACGAGAGTTGCACACTTTCCTGCAATATTATATGGCCATGGTCAAATTCCGGATCAACCAGATGAACAGTTGCACCACTTACAAGCATGCCGCTTTTAAATACAGCACGGTGAACATGAGCTCCATACATGCCTTTACCTCCAAAAAAAGGAAGAAGTGCAGGGTGAATATTTATAATTCTATTTTGGAATTTTTCGATAACTGAAGAATGAATCAATCTAAGCCACCCGGCTAATGCAATAAAATTTATATTATTGTTATCAAGGCGTGCCAGAAGTTCATGATTGTATTTTTCTAAATCATCAAATTCTTTTGTATCAAAAACTGCATGAGCTATTCTGTATTTCTTTGCTGTTTCAATAGCACCAATACCATTTTTGCTGGCAATTAGCAGGCCAATTTTTGCAGGTAGCTTTCCGTTGTTTTGTGCGATGCACAATTGTTCAAAATTTGAGCCTCTGCCAGAAGCGAAAACGGCGACGTTTTTCATTCAATTCATTTCATTTGGAAAGCGGCAAATATAGCCAAATATGGTAAAACAATCAATGCAGCATTAAGGAGAATTTAAAGATTATTGTGTACGCAGTAATACTTTGCAACAATTGTAAATGCTTTTAACACTTCTTTTTTTTTGTTCATTCAAAAGTTACTGGCATATGGTTTGCAATTCTATCTCTTTAATATAGCTGCAATGTTTCAAAACAGTTTAGTTTTTAAAAGCTCCATAAATAATTTCATTCAATTTTGTTCACAGAAAATGAGCCTAAATTCATTCTATTTTAAAATTATGTGTGCAGAATATTTACTCTAATTCCGATAAACTATGTAGCCAAGGATTGAAGATTTATGGCAAATGAGGATCCCAAAAAAATATTGTTGGTGGATGATGAAGAAACATTTCTGTTGGCAACGGCGGATTTGCTTAAATTAAATGGATTTGAAATTGAAAAGGCTCACAATGCCGAAGATGCACTAGAGTTAATTATTTCTTCACATTTTGATTTAATAATTTCCGATATAAAAATGCCCGGTAATATTGATTTAAATTTTATAAGGGAAACACGGAAAATTAGAAAAAATGTATCAATTATTTTAATAACCGGCTATCCGGAATTACGAACGGCAATCGAGGGTATTGAACTTTCTGTAGGTGCTTACCTTGTAAAACCTTTGGAGTTCAAGGATTTACTTTTTCATATTAAAAAGGTTCTGGATAAGGAAAAGCTAATTCAACAAATCAAGAATTGAAAATGTTTTCAAACTCAAGCTTACCTTTCTTTGTGTCAAGACTTGTCTTTGATCCAATTGGCATCGATATTTTTTTCATACCATGGCCATATGGAAAATTGTAGATAACAGGACATTTGAGGTTATCAAAATAATCGTGTAGTATTTCCTCCACGGAAAATGAATCTTCATCATCTGATTCACAATCCAGAAATTCTCCAATAATTAACCCACTTATTGAGTCCAAAATCCCTGCTTGTTTCATCTGAGCCAGATAGCGGTCAATTTTATAAGGCACTTCGCCTACATCTTCAATAAACAAAATCGAACCATCATAATTTGGAGAATATGGTGTACCAAGCTGATGAGCAACCATTGACAAACATCCGCCAAGAAGTGTTCCATGGGATTGTCCGTCATTCCAGTTTTCAGTTCCTATTTCAGCAAGATTGATTGAATAATTTTTTTCAGGATTATCTATCTGCTCCCAAAAATATTTTTCAGTAAAGTCTAAAATTCCGGAGGCCATTTCTACAGCAACCATCGGGCCGGAAATAGATGGTATTTCGCATTTTTGCCAAATTGCCAATTGCAGTGTTGTAATATCAGAATAGCCAACTAATAATTTTGGATTTTGTTTAATGGTTTTGTAATCGATTTTATCAAGCAGGCGTAGATTTCCCCAACCACCACGGGCGCAGATAATCGCATCAACATTTGGGTTGGCAAAGGATTCGTTTAGTTCTTTTATCCGTTGCTCATCCGGGGCAGAAAAATAACCATGATTACCTTTTAGTGATTCATTTCTGACAACTTCATATCCTTTGCTCTCCAGATATGTAATTCCAAGTTCAGTTTTTTCAGGATTAGGTGGATACGCCGGTGCAATTACTGAGATTGTTGAGCCGGGGGCTATTTTTTTTAACATGATATTTTCATCGTTGAGGTTATTATTTGTCAAAAATTACAGGATAAAATAAACGCAGGGTTGTAAAGAGTTTTTATGTTCTCAACATGCCCTGCGTTTATAATTCAGGATTTACCTTTTTTAGAATTATAGATTTAATCAATTTTTGAGAGATATACTTTGTTAACACCTGTTATGTTTTGAAGTTTGATTAATAATTCTTTATTAACAGTCTCCTTTGTATTAAAAACATTGAGCGCAGTATTTTTGTCTCCATCCCGCCCTGAACTCATATGGCTGATATTTACATTTTCTTCACCAAGGATTGTACCAACTTTTCCAATTATTCCGGGAACATTGTCATTCTCAACAATTAATAATTGGTCAGCAAGTTCTGCGGAAAGTTTAAAATCATCATATTCAATAAGATGAAAAATATTAAGTCCAACAAAACTTCCAGCTAAATGAATAGTGCCTTCTTCTGTAATAAAATCGCATGCAATTGCATTTGTATGGACTGTAAGCGGCGTGTCTTTTTTGGCAATCTCAATACTTACACCTCCTTCACGCGCAACTGTAAGCGCATTAACCGGATTTACATTAGCAACATCTTTTTCATCATTTGAAGGCTTTAATGCACCAACGAGCAAATAAGATGTAATGGGCTCAACCGGTACTTCCAATACATTTCCGTAATAACGAACTGAGATTTCTTTTAAGCGGCTTGTTTTAATTTGGTTAAAAACGGAACCAAGCTTTTCGGCAAGTTTAAAGAAAGGTGCGATATACTCCTGTACGTCTTCATCAACCGAAACAAAATTTACAGCATTACGCGCAACATTTTTTTGGAAAAACTCAATCATCTGATCCAGAATCTGATCAGCAACTTTTGTTTGGGCTTCTTCGGTTGAAGCACCAAGGTGTGGAGTTGCTAAAACTTTTGGATGTTGTGCAAGGTCAAAATCTTCAGGTGGTTCACTGCTAAAAACATCTACACATGCCAGTTCAACTTTTCCATCATCCAAAGCACCCATTAAATCTTTTTCATTTATAATGCCACCACGTGCGCAGTTCACAAAAATTACGCCGTCTTTACAAAGCTTAAGATTTTGAGCATTAATCATGTTTATTGTTTCGGGCATTTTTGGTGCATGGATTGTAATTATATCCGATTGTTCCATTAACTCGTTTAAGTCAACAAGTTTTACACCTAATCTGGCAGCTGTTTCGCTGGTGATGACAGGGTCATAGCCAATTAATTTTGCATCGAATGCAGCCAGACGTTTTGCCACTTCCTGGCCAATTTTACCGAGACCAACCACACCAATTGTTTTTTGATATATTTCGTTGCCGATGTAGGTTTTACGATCCCATTTTCCATCAAGCATGCTTGCATTTGCTGGTGCAATATTTCTTAGGCCTGCCAACATCATTGCTATGGTGTGCTCTGTTGCGGCCATAGTGTTTCCACCAGGTGTGTTCATAACAATTATACCGCGCTTAGTCGCTTCCTCTGTATCAACATTGTCAACACCGGCGCCTGCCCGGCCAATAACTTTCAGGTTTGTTGCAGCAGCCAGGATATCCGCTTTAACTTTGGTTCTACTGCGAATAACAAGGCCGTCATAGTCGGCAATTTCATTTTTTAAATCATCCATAGAAATGCCAATTTTATTAACCACTTCTATGCCTTCGGTGCCGTTATACTTTTCTAAAATTTCAGTTGGGAGCGAATCGGAAACTAAGATTTTAAACATGATTAAAACTCCTTTTTCAAAAATATATTTTGTTGTTTGGTAATTAGAGGCAATTTACGTAATTAGATTTTAATATTAAAGATAAAAGGACGGGATTTTGTTGGGAGGCAGTAACTAATCCAAAAGAATTTCAAGTTTACATCTTGGAACATTCTAATTATATTCAATTTTATTTTTATGAGGAATTATGGAAATAGTTTATGTAAATGTTGATAGTGCCAACCTGTACAGGGAAGCAAATTATAGAAGTGCAATCGACTCTCAGGTTGTGTTGTGGGAAAAGCTTGAACGTATCGAAAAGGAAAAACAATTCAGCTATGTACATTGCGAAGACGGTTACAAAGGCTGGGTAAGCAATCACCAGATTTGCAAGCATGATATGCCAATAGAAACAATGAAAACCGTTACTAAAAACCACAGCTATATTTTTGAAAAAGCTAATGTCTTGTCGCAGGTAATTCGCGAGGTTTGTGCCGGAAGTTCAATACCTCTTGAACAAATTAAAAATGACATGGTAAAAACGTTTTTACCGGATGGGAAAGAAGGCTGGGT includes:
- a CDS encoding phosphoribosylglycinamide formyltransferase, with translation MKNVAVFASGRGSNFEQLCIAQNNGKLPAKIGLLIASKNGIGAIETAKKYRIAHAVFDTKEFDDLEKYNHELLARLDNNNINFIALAGWLRLIHSSVIEKFQNRIINIHPALLPFFGGKGMYGAHVHRAVFKSGMLVSGATVHLVDPEFDHGHIILQESVQLSCEDTPESIAEKVLKIEHRIFPKALSLLVEGNVILKNNRVFIKG
- a CDS encoding LD-carboxypeptidase, whose product is MLKKIAPGSTISVIAPAYPPNPEKTELGITYLESKGYEVVRNESLKGNHGYFSAPDEQRIKELNESFANPNVDAIICARGGWGNLRLLDKIDYKTIKQNPKLLVGYSDITTLQLAIWQKCEIPSISGPMVAVEMASGILDFTEKYFWEQIDNPEKNYSINLAEIGTENWNDGQSHGTLLGGCLSMVAHQLGTPYSPNYDGSILFIEDVGEVPYKIDRYLAQMKQAGILDSISGLIIGEFLDCESDDEDSFSVEEILHDYFDNLKCPVIYNFPYGHGMKKISMPIGSKTSLDTKKGKLEFENIFNS
- a CDS encoding response regulator, whose product is MANEDPKKILLVDDEETFLLATADLLKLNGFEIEKAHNAEDALELIISSHFDLIISDIKMPGNIDLNFIRETRKIRKNVSIILITGYPELRTAIEGIELSVGAYLVKPLEFKDLLFHIKKVLDKEKLIQQIKN
- a CDS encoding phosphoglycerate dehydrogenase, with translation MFKILVSDSLPTEILEKYNGTEGIEVVNKIGISMDDLKNEIADYDGLVIRSRTKVKADILAAATNLKVIGRAGAGVDNVDTEEATKRGIIVMNTPGGNTMAATEHTIAMMLAGLRNIAPANASMLDGKWDRKTYIGNEIYQKTIGVVGLGKIGQEVAKRLAAFDAKLIGYDPVITSETAARLGVKLVDLNELMEQSDIITIHAPKMPETINMINAQNLKLCKDGVIFVNCARGGIINEKDLMGALDDGKVELACVDVFSSEPPEDFDLAQHPKVLATPHLGASTEEAQTKVADQILDQMIEFFQKNVARNAVNFVSVDEDVQEYIAPFFKLAEKLGSVFNQIKTSRLKEISVRYYGNVLEVPVEPITSYLLVGALKPSNDEKDVANVNPVNALTVAREGGVSIEIAKKDTPLTVHTNAIACDFITEEGTIHLAGSFVGLNIFHLIEYDDFKLSAELADQLLIVENDNVPGIIGKVGTILGEENVNISHMSSGRDGDKNTALNVFNTKETVNKELLIKLQNITGVNKVYLSKID